Within Runella rosea, the genomic segment GTTCCATCAACTTTGCATGACGCTCAGCTTTCGATAAAACCCTTTTTCATCCGTCAACAGGTCGTCGTGTGTGCCGCGTTCGATGATTTTTCCGCCGCTCAATACTAGGATTTCATCAGCGTGCTGAATCGTGCTGAGTCGGTGCGCAATGACGAGTGTTGTACGGTTTTTCATCAAATTGGTCAAAGCTTCCTGCACCAATTTTTCGGATTCGGTATCCAAGGCCGAAGTCGCCTCATCCAAGATCAATATAGGTGGATTTTTCAGGATCGCCCGCGCAATGCTCAGGCGTTGGCGCTGCCCGCCCGACAGCTTCGTGCCCCGGTCGCCGATGACGGTCTGGTAGCCGTCGTTTTGTTCCACAATAAATTGGTGCGCATTGGCAATTTTAGCCGCCGCCATGACCTGTTCTTCCGAAGCATCCGTGCCGAAAGCGATGTTATTAAAAATGGTATCGTTAAACAAAATGGACTCCTGCGTCACAATGCCCATTTGGTCGCGCAGTGATTTTGTAGTTACGTCACGCAAGTCAACGCCATCCATTAAAATCTTACCCTCAATGGGGTCGTAAAAACGCGGCACCATATCGGCCACCGTCGATTTCCCACCTCCAGAAGAGCCCACCAAGGCCACGGTTTTACCTTTTTCAATCGTAAACGAAATATCCTGTAAAACAGGAATACCTTTTTCGTACTCAAAAAATACGTTTTGAAATTCAATGGCGTGGCTAAATGTTTTCACCTGTACCGCATTCGGCGCATCTTTTACCTCAACAGGTGTATCAATGAGTCGCATAATACGCTCACCCGATGCCACCCCGCGCTGAATCCCACTCACAGCATTGGAGATTTCTTTGGCGGGTCGCAATACCTGCGAAAAGATGATGATGTACGTCACAAAGGTAGACGCCGAAAGCTCAAAATTATCCGATAAGACCATCGAACCGCCGTACAATAAAATGCCCGCCACCACAGCCACACCCATAAATTCCGACATCGGCGGGGCTAATTCCTGTCGAAAAACCATCCGCAATAATGCATGACGATAGCCTTGGTTTTCGGCGGCAAAGCGCTTTTGAATCACTTTTTCAGCATTAAAGCCTTTCACGACCCGAATACCGCCAAAGGTTTCGTCCAACACGCTGATGATATTGCTCAACCGCTGCTGCACTTCCGACGCCGATTCTTTCAGTTTTTTGGCTAATGTGCCGATGATAATTCCCGACAGCGGAATCACGATGAGCGTAAAAAAGGTCAGCTTGACCGACATTGCAAACAACGTTACGAAATAGAAAATCAGCGTAAAAAGCTCTTTGAACAACGCACTGAACGCCCGCCCAAGTGAGTTTTCAATTTCCTGCACGTCCGTCGTAACACGCGAAATAAGGTCGCCTTTGCGCTCATTGGAAAAGAACGACAAGCTCAACCGAATGGCGTTGTCAAAAACTGCCTGCCGCAGTTGCGACACGGTATAGGCTTTGAAGTTTTCGATGATACGAATGGAAAAATACTTAAACACGTTGGACAACAACACACAAATCATGATGGCTCCGCACACAAACTGCAACGCGCCGTATTTGCCATAATCCTGAATGGCGTGGCCGAAATAATACTGAAACAAATCCACCAAATAGGCCGCGTCGAACCGAAATGACGGGAAAACCAACTGCTCAGGGATTTTTGCTTTTCCGAAAAGAACATCCAACAAAGGCTGAATCAACGTAAAATTGAGCACCCCAAACAAGCTACCCAATAATGAAGTAATAAAGTACGGCCCCACGTATCGGCTCAACGGACGCGCGTACTGTAAAATGCGCCAATAAATTTTCATCTAAATGTGTATCTCAATTTTATCAATCCCAACAATGACGAGGTCTTTATGGTTGAGAAGGTGCAGAAGTTTATCAAAGTTATTTTCAAAAATAGCCTTTAAGTCTTTTATTCGAATATTTCCGACTCGTACCAAAATAAGCTTTTCAGGCTGATGCTTTAAAACAAACGAATTGTAGAAATCTTTGTCTTTTGTAATTACTATGTACCCTTCCCGTTCAGCCAATGCTACTATTTCTTGATCAGGAGTATCATTTTTAAAAGGTAAATCAAGCGTATGACATGCCTCATAACCACGGCTCGAAAAGACAAATTTTAAGGCCGGCGGAAGTTGAGCGTCGATGAGAAATTTCATGCCGCTAAATTTGCCCCCTGAACTTTCAAAGTAGCCAATGCATATTGAAGGCAAGCCAATAAATCCTCTTTTTCTAAATCGGGAAAGGACTCTAAGACCTCGTCAATACTATCGCCGGCGGCAAGGTATTCCAAAAGACCCTCTACTAAGTAACGCGTATTCCTGATGGTAGGCTTTCCGTGACCTACATTTGGATTTAGCGTAATACGACTCAAAAGAGTTGTTTCCATGTATCTTCAAAATTAAAAGGCAAAGTTAGTAAAAAACGCGGGCAGTTGGACTTTCTCGAAAATGCTTTCCGCCTTTGCCAACTACCCGAATTCTTGTATTTTTGGTAAAAAAGATGAAGTTATGCAAACATCAACGCTTGTAACCGTTGCAGAATACTTTGATTTACTTCAGAAATCAGACATTAAACTCGAATACCACGCGGGTGAAGTAGTTGCGATGGCAGGCGCGCAACCTGCCCATAATCGCATTTGCTCCAATCTCATTTATTTGCTCGAAGGATGTCTTCGGTCTGGAGCATGTCTCGTATTAAACAGCGACCAACTTATAAAAATAGAAGGTTGTCAAAAATACGTCTTTCCCGATTTGGTGATTGTTTGCAAAAACCCTGTGTACGAAAAAGCACCCAACGGCTTAGATGCGCTCGAAAATCCCGAAATTATTGTCGAAGTGTTGTCAGATTCAACCGAAAGTTACGACCGTCTCGAAAAGTTTGATTGCTATAAAACCATTCCATCCTTTCGTGAATACGTACTGGTTTCCTCAAAAAAGAAGAAAGTAGAAGTGATCAAAAAACTGAGCGAAGCTGAGTGGCTGAGCCATACTTACAACGAAAAAGATACCGCCATCCAGATTGGAGAATGTGCGATTGACCTTTCTGAAATTTACCACAAAGTAGTGTTTGCATAAATTATTTGACGTCAAGGAGTAGAAATTAGTTTTTAATATTTTTTAAAATATATTTGCACTTATTATAAACTGTTCCGATCCTTAACGTGAAAATATTTTCCTCGGCAAAGTCTTATTTGCTCAAAAACAGGCTTTTAATTGGCATTGTGGTTGCGTTAGCGTGCGTCACAACAGCTTGCTTTCTCAATCGGGGGGGCGCGGCAGCAGCGTCTGTTCCCGACGAGGTGGACTACAATTACCACATTCGGCCGATTCTCTCCGACCGTTGCTTCAAATGCCACGGCCCCGACGCCAACAAACGCGAAGCTGATTTGCGCCTTGATACGGAAGCTGCGGCCTATGCTGCCCTGAAGGACAATCCAAAACTCCACGCCATCGTCCCTGGCGACTTGGACAATTCGGCCGTTTGGCTCCGGATCACGACCAAAGACACCGCCGAACTCATGCCGCCCGTGGAGTCAAATCTTAAGCTGACCGAACACGAGATTGCCCTTATCGAAAAATGGATAAAGCAAGGGGCCAAGTACAAACCGCATTGGGCGTTCATTGCACCCACCACGCCCAAGCTCCCCGAAGTAAGCGATGAGGCTTGGCCTAAAAATGAAATTGACCGGTTTACGCTGGCTAAAATGGATGAAAACGGCCTCTCTCCCAACGAAGAAGCTGATAAAGAACGCCTACTCAAACGCGTAGCGCTTGACATTACTGGGCTGCCCCCTTCGTTTGAATTACAGGAACGTTTTTTGAAAGATAAATCTGAAAACGCCTACGAAAAAGTGGTGGACGAACTGCTCAAAAGTAAGCACTATGGCGAAAAAATGGCGCTCCCGTGGCTTGATGCCGCTCGTTATGCCGACTCCCACGGATATCAGGATGATGGCCTCCGCACGATGTGGCCGTGGCGCGATTGGGTCATTCATGCGTTCAATCAAAACTACGGCTATGACAAATTCGTAACGTGGCAATTGGCGGGTGACTTGTTGGCCAAACAACAGGGCAAAAAAGCCGATGACCCCGCGGTCAAAGAAATGATGCTGGCCACGGGCTTTAACCGCAACCACAAAATCACGCAGGAAGGCGGCGTCATTGACGAAGAATATCGCATCGAGTACGTAACCGACCGGACCAATACCTACGGAAAGACGTTTTTGGCCCTCACCTACGAATGTGCCAAATGCCACGACCACAAGTACGACCCTATTTTGCAGAAAGATTATTACAGTGCCTTCGCGTTTTTTAACCAAGTACCCGAAAAAGGGCTTTTCGGCACCATTGACGCCAATTTTGCCGACCCGCCAAACATGAAAATCACGACGAAGGATGTCAAAGACATTCTGAAATTTGTGAATAAAACCGACACGGCGGCGGTATTGGTCATGGTGATGCAGGACAAAGATACCCTGCGCCCTACGCACATTTTGAACCGTGGCAACTATGACCAACTCGGTGATGTGGTCACAGCCAATATGCCCAATTTTATTCTTCCTTTTGATCCCAAAAAGTACCCTCAAAACCGCCTCGGACTGGCCCAATGGATGCTGGACCCTAAAAACCCCCTCACCGCCCGCGTGTTTGTCAATCGCGTGTGGCAGGAGTATTTTGGGCGGGGAATTGTCAAAACGGTTGGCGATTTTGGAATGCAGGGCGAACTGCCTTCCCATCCGCAATTATTGGATTGGCTGGCGGTTGATTTCCGGACCCACGGTTGGGACATCAAGCGATTGGTCAAACAAATCGTACTCTCGGCTACTTATCGACAGTCGTCTGCCATCACCAAAGACCATTTATCCAAAGACCCCGAGAATGTTTTCCTCGCCCGCGCCCCCAGAATGCGCCTCCCCGCTGAGTTTGTGCGCGATTTAGTACTCGCCAGCAGTGGCTTACTGAACCCCGAAATCGGCGGCCCGAGTGTCAAAACGTACCAACCGAAGGGGTTGTGGGAATCGGCAACCTCCGGGCGGGGAATCCTAAAAACCTACGTTCAGGACCACGGCGACAGCCTCTACCGACGCGGTATGTACGTCTTTATCAAACGTACTGTTCCGCCACCTAACATGTTGATTTTTGACGCCAGCAACCGCGACCAATGCGAAGTCAAACGCTCCCGAACCAACACGCCGCTTCAAGCACTTCTGATGCTCAATGACCCCACCGTGCTGGAATCAGCAAGGGTCTTGGCCGAAAAACTGACGTTGGAAAAATCTTCGGTTGACGATAAGATCAGCAAAGCATTCCGCCAAATCGTCTGCCGTCAAGCCAAATCCAAAGAGTTGGATGTGATACGAAAATATTTTGACGAAGAAAAAGCTGCGCTCGCCAAAGCCCCGCAAAAAGCCACCAAATTGCTGAGCGTAGGCGAAGCGCCCCAGGCCCGCATTCCCGACCGCCCGTCGGTAGCGGCGCTGATGCAGACCATTTTGATGGTGTATAATTTGGAAGAAGTTATCATGAGATAAGGGATTTTTCGATAAAACCTATGTTTCCTATCCCCCTATGTGGTTACAATGAAAAACGAATTTTTAGAAAATCGCTTTAACATAAATCGTCGGCATTTTTTGGGTAAAATGACCGCCGGCATCGGCAGTGTAGCCCTCGGCTCATTGCTCGTTCCCGATTTGTTCAAAGGCTCAGGCGACGACTCCGATGCCTTGCCCTTGGGTATCCCGCACTTTGCGCCCAAAGCCAAACGCGTGATTTACCTGTTCCAAAACGGCGCACCATCACAATACGAAAGCTTTGAGTACAAACCCATGCTCAATAAAATGGCGGGCGAAGAACTCCCCGCTTCCATTCGCATGGGTCAACGTCTCACGGGTATGACCGCCAATCAGGCCAAATTTCCGTTGGTAGGTTCACATTTTCAGTTTGCGCAATACGGACAATCGGGCATGTGGATGAGTGAGTTGTTTCCCAACATCGCCAACATCGCTGACGACCTATGCATGATTAAAACCATGAACACCGAGGCCATCAACCACGACCCAGCCCTCACGTTTATGCAAACAGGCGCCCAACAGGGCAACCGCCCAAGCATGGGCGCATGGGCAAGCTACGGACTGGGCAGCGAAAACAAAAACCTTCCTGCGTTCTCGGTGTTGCTTTCGCGCGGCAAAGGAAACGGTCAGGGCGTTTATTCCAAACTGTGGACCAACGGGTTTCTAGACTCTACCCACCAAGGCGTGGTATTCAGCAGCGGCGAAGAACCCATTTTGTACCTCAACGACCCCGCTGGGACCGACCGCTCAGCCCGGCGTAAGATGCTGGACAACCTTTCTGAATTGAATAACATGGCCTACGACGATTTTGGTGACCCCGAAATCAAGGCCAAAGTGCAGCAATACGAGATGGCCTACCGAATGCAAACGGCCGTACCTGAACTCACTGACCTCAGTAAAGAACCCGACCACATCATCAAAATGTACGGTCCGGAATGTCTGGTGCCGGGCACTTTTGCCGCCAACTGCCTTTTGGCCCGCAAGCTGTCGGAAGCAGGCGTTCGGTTTGTGCAGTTATACCATCAGGGATGGGATCAACACGGCAACATGGTCGGTGAAATGCCCCTTCAGGCCAAAGATACCGACCGCGCTTCGGCGGCGTTGATTACCGATTTAAAACAACGTGGCTTGCTCGACGAAACCTTGGTCATTTGGGGTGGCGAATTTGGCCGTACCAACTACAGCCAAGGCACGGCTACCAAAGACAATTACGGCCGCGATCATCACCCCCGCGCCTATTGCACCTTTATGGCCGGCGGCGGCGTCAAACCGGGCACCGTTTACGGCGAAACCGACGATTTTGGGTACAATATCGTCCGCGACCCAGTACACATCAACGATTTTCACGCCACGGTCATGCACCTTATGGGCCTCAATCACGAAAAGCTGACCTACAAGCACTTAGGCCGCCGCTACCGCCTGACAGATGTAGCCGGAAAAGTAATTCCGGGGCTGATTGCATAACGCAGTCACTCGCGAGACGCGAGCGACTACCTAAACCGACACTTTTTTCAAAAAATGCCTCGTTTTCAAAACCTAACCTCTTACCTACTTTTAGCCATTCACGCCTTATTGGTGTTTTTATTGGTATTTCAGGACAAAGTCATCCTTCCGACGTGGTTGCAACCTGTGGGACGAATGCACCCCATGCTGCTGCATTTGCCCATTGGTTTATTGATTTTGGCAGGATTGCTGTGGATATTCAGGAAAGAATTTGAAGGGGCAAACTTTAACAAATTATTGGGCTTTATCCTGTCATTTACTGCCTTAACGGCTTCCCTGACTGCGTTGATGGGCTTCTTTTTATCACGCGAAGAAGGTTACACCGCCGACTTACTCAACTGGCACAAATACACGGGAATCGGCCTGAGTTTTCTGGCGTACCGCTTGGTTTTATTGCATCAACAATCCATTGAACGGAAAGCCATATTTAACGCAGTTTTGGCGCTCAGTGCGGTCGTTTTGGCCGTAACAGGGCATTTTGGGGCCAGCCTCACGCACGGCGAAGATTATCTGTTTCCCACCAAAGATGGCGACGCCCCCCTTACCATCACCGACGACACTCCCGTATTTGAAGCGGCCGTTCAGCCCATTTTGAAGGCCAAATGCTTTCAATGCCACAACGAGCAAAAGACCAAAGGCGAACTGCTCATGACCACCGTAGCGGGCTTACTAAAAGGTGGTAAAAACGGCCCGATATGGGTAGCCGGCGACGCCCTTAACAGCCACATTATCCAACGCGCCAACCTGCCGCTCGACGATAAAAAACACATGCCTCCCCGAGGAAAAGCCCAGCTGACCCCGCAGGAAATCGGTTTGCTGACGGCCTGGGTGCAGAGCGGAGCCGATGTCAAAAAGCCCATCAAAGCATTGGCGGCCAACGATCCAATAAAAGCATTTTTGGAAAAAGGAGAAAGGAAAACAGAAAATGTAGCGGTTTATACTTTTGAACCAGCATCTGAATCCACCCTCGAAAAACTCAACAATCCTTTCCGAGTGGTGTTTCCTCTGGCGCACAATTCCCCTGCCTTGCAGGCTGATTTCTTTGTACGTCAGGCGTATAAACCAGAGCAATTGGGGGAGTTGTCGGACATCAAACAACAATTGGTGGTACTGAATTTATCAAATATGCCCATCAAAGACGAAGATTTGGCAACCATTGCCAAATTTGAAAAGTTAGAAAAACTGAATTTGAATAATTCAGACATTACGGGCAAAACCCTGTCGACATTTAAGACGCTGACGGGCTTAAAATCCCTGTCATTGTCAGGCACAAAAGTGACCAAGGAGTCATTGAAAACCATTGGAAATCTACCCAATCTTCAGGAAGTATTTATTTGGAATACGCCCATTTTAGAGAAAGAAGTGGCCGAATTGAAAAAACAACACCCTAAGATTCGCTTTGAATTGGGCTATGTTCCCAAAGAATCTGAAAGGTTGAAACTCAATCCACCGATGTTGGTCAATGAAAAATTTGTGTTGACCGAGCAAACGCCCGTTACCTTCAAACACCCCCTCAAAGGCGTTACGATTCGGTACACGCTTGATGGTTCTGTCCCCGATTCTACAGCTTCTTCGGTATATAAACAACCAATTGCGCTTAACGGCTACACTGTGGTAAAAGCCCGCGCGACCAAAGACAACTGGTACGCCAGCGACGTGGTCGAATACACGTTTTTCAAAGGGACTTATCGCCCTACCCTTGTTGAATTATTAAACGAACCCAACCCTCAGTACCAAGGCGAAGGCAGCAATACGCTCATCAATCAGAAAAAAGGCGAAGCCAGCGATTTTAAGAACCCGGCTTGGCTCGGCTACCGCGAAAAGCCTTTTGAAGCACTGTTTACCTTTGCCCAACCTACGGGAGTCAAAGCAGTAACCCTGAGCATTGGCAAAAACATCGGCGGCTTCATTTTCCCACCAGCATCGGTCGAAGTATGGGGCGGCAGCGACAAAGCCCATTTGACACTATTACAGAAAATTTTACCCGAACAACCGACCAAAGACCAGTCTGCCCGCGTCGAAGCCATTCAGAGCCAATTGAAAGAGGGTAAATACAGCGTCATTAAAATTGTGGCGCGGCCTGTGGCGAAGCTCCCCGCATGGCATCCGGGCAAAGGACAACCCGCGTGGGTGTTTGTGGACGAGGTATTTTTCAATTGATAAAGAAAAATCTCGACCACTAAGGTTTCCGTCCAGTTAAAACCGCTTAATTCAGCAGCTTTATTCTTAGGTGTGAAGTTCCGTTGCCTTTCACTTCAAAGGCGCAATCTTCAAAATTAGGCCCCGTAAATACTGGACGATAGTTATTACTAAAACCAAAAGGCTCCTTGGGATAACCCACGAAGTTTTTGTCTAGTTTCCAATTATCATTCATATCGTGATACAACGCCAGTGCATAACGCCCTGGCGGCAAATTCATTACGGTACGTGCCTCTCCTTTGCCCAACACCGTCACCATTTGCCCAAAATCAGGCTTTGTGTACGTACTTCCAAACGTATTCCCTGCCCTAAATACGCCCAAACGCAAAGTGCCTTTTGGGTGGCGAATATTGGTTATTTCAATGGTGAGTGCGGTTTCTTCGGCCGTCAATAAAAGTGAGAATAGAGAAATTAAGAGCAACAACTTCATAAACGAGACTGGGTAATAGCTGAAAGAAAATAATGTATACGATTACTAAAGGCTATAGACAGGCGAAAATAATATAACCCCTAGTTAACAACTAGCGACGGCTTACTTTTATTACTTTCATCCAAATTTTTCTGACTTAAATGTAAGTCAGAAGATTTGCAATTAATGACGAAATGCCTATAATTGCATCACTGCTTTCGATTTAACTTAACCTATGTAATGAACGAAAAACCCAAATTAACCTTTTGGCAAATCTGGAACATGAGTTTCGGGTTTTTAGGTATTCAATATGGCTTTGGCTTGCAACAAGCCAATATGAGTCCCATTTTCCGCTACCTTGGAGCCGACGAAGCGTCTATCCCAGGCCTTTGGCTTGCTGGACCGCTTACGGGCTTATTGCTCCAGCCTATCATCGGGGCCGTTTCGGACCGCAGTTGGTCCCCCACATGGGGCCGGCGTAGGCCATTTATCCTTGCTGGAGCACTTTTAGGAAGCATTGCCATGATTATGATGCCCAACTCTTCGGCAGTTTGGATGGCGGCGGGTTTGATGTGGATTCTCGACGCGGGCCTCAATTCTGCCATGGAACCTTTCCGGGCTTTTGTGGGTGATATGCTCAACGAAAAACAGCGCCCTGTTGGATTTGCGGTCCAATCCTTCTTTGTGGGTTTTGGACAAACCCTTGCCAACCTGATGCCTTATATTTTGCCGCTTTTGGGCATCTCAATGGTTTTATCCGACGACCAACTAGCCAACGGTATTCCCAACTCCGTTCGCTATCCATTTTATATAGGAGCGGCGTCTATTTTAATCGCGGTATTTTGGACAATGCGTACCACCAAAGAATACCCTCCCGAAAACGATGATTATAAGAAAGCGCACGTTTTCTCGGAAGAAGAAAAAAAATCCATTTCCTTTTGGCATTTAGCCTTGGCTGTTGGCGCCGCCATTTTGGCCTTTGGCTTTGCTTACTTTTCGGGCGGCTTGGCCAACGGCCTTAAATGGGGCTTTGGTATTTTAATTGGCGGGTACTTGGTATTGATGTTGCCCGTATTCAAGGAAATTCTGGCTCCACTTTCAACCATGCCTACGGTAATGCGTCAATTGTGGTGGGTAAAGTTTTTTACTTGGTACGGCCTACCACTGATGTGGCAATACCTTTCATTGGCTACGGCCAAATACGCGTTCAACGCGCCCGATGCCGTTTCAAATCCAACGGGTTTTGAAGAAGGGACCAAATGGGGCGGGCTTTGTTTTGCCATGTTCAGCATTTCGTGCGCCGTCGTTTCATTTTTTATCCCCCGGATTGCCAAAGCCATCGGGAGCAACCGTGCCACCCACGCACTGTTTATGTGCCTCGGAGCGGCGGGTTTCTTTATGACGCTGATTTCGAACGATAAAATGATTTATTTAGCAGGCATGACCATCATCGGGTTCATGTGGGGTTCCATCATGTCAATGCCTTATCTAATGCTGGCCGAAGCCGTGCCCCAAGAAAAAATGGGGGTATATATGGGTATATTCAACGGTTTTATCTGTGTTCCGCAGTTTATCGGGATGCTTACCGTACCACTTTTCTATAAAACATTGCTGGGCGATGACCCTCGCAATGCCCTTGTGTTGGCGGGGGTTTGTATGCTCTTGGCCGCTGCTTCTTGTTTTTTGGTGAAAGAAGCAAAATAGTAGGCAGTAGGCAGTAGGCAGTAGGCAGTAGGCAGTAGGCAGTAGGCAGTAGGCAGTAGGCAGTAGGCAGTAGGCAGTAGGCAGTAGGCAGTAGGCAGTAGGCAGTAGGCAGTAGGCAGTAAAATTTACGCAATTTTTAACTGCCTACTGTAGACTGCCAACTATTTTCTTAAAACCTCCAACTATTTCTTGCTAAAATTATACCCCAACGTCAGGAAGAAAATACGGGAT encodes:
- a CDS encoding ABC transporter ATP-binding protein, encoding MKIYWRILQYARPLSRYVGPYFITSLLGSLFGVLNFTLIQPLLDVLFGKAKIPEQLVFPSFRFDAAYLVDLFQYYFGHAIQDYGKYGALQFVCGAIMICVLLSNVFKYFSIRIIENFKAYTVSQLRQAVFDNAIRLSLSFFSNERKGDLISRVTTDVQEIENSLGRAFSALFKELFTLIFYFVTLFAMSVKLTFFTLIVIPLSGIIIGTLAKKLKESASEVQQRLSNIISVLDETFGGIRVVKGFNAEKVIQKRFAAENQGYRHALLRMVFRQELAPPMSEFMGVAVVAGILLYGGSMVLSDNFELSASTFVTYIIIFSQVLRPAKEISNAVSGIQRGVASGERIMRLIDTPVEVKDAPNAVQVKTFSHAIEFQNVFFEYEKGIPVLQDISFTIEKGKTVALVGSSGGGKSTVADMVPRFYDPIEGKILMDGVDLRDVTTKSLRDQMGIVTQESILFNDTIFNNIAFGTDASEEQVMAAAKIANAHQFIVEQNDGYQTVIGDRGTKLSGGQRQRLSIARAILKNPPILILDEATSALDTESEKLVQEALTNLMKNRTTLVIAHRLSTIQHADEILVLSGGKIIERGTHDDLLTDEKGFYRKLSVMQS
- a CDS encoding DUF5615 family PIN-like protein; this translates as MKFLIDAQLPPALKFVFSSRGYEACHTLDLPFKNDTPDQEIVALAEREGYIVITKDKDFYNSFVLKHQPEKLILVRVGNIRIKDLKAIFENNFDKLLHLLNHKDLVIVGIDKIEIHI
- a CDS encoding DUF433 domain-containing protein; translation: METTLLSRITLNPNVGHGKPTIRNTRYLVEGLLEYLAAGDSIDEVLESFPDLEKEDLLACLQYALATLKVQGANLAA
- a CDS encoding Uma2 family endonuclease; this encodes MQTSTLVTVAEYFDLLQKSDIKLEYHAGEVVAMAGAQPAHNRICSNLIYLLEGCLRSGACLVLNSDQLIKIEGCQKYVFPDLVIVCKNPVYEKAPNGLDALENPEIIVEVLSDSTESYDRLEKFDCYKTIPSFREYVLVSSKKKKVEVIKKLSEAEWLSHTYNEKDTAIQIGECAIDLSEIYHKVVFA
- a CDS encoding PSD1 and planctomycete cytochrome C domain-containing protein, coding for MKIFSSAKSYLLKNRLLIGIVVALACVTTACFLNRGGAAAASVPDEVDYNYHIRPILSDRCFKCHGPDANKREADLRLDTEAAAYAALKDNPKLHAIVPGDLDNSAVWLRITTKDTAELMPPVESNLKLTEHEIALIEKWIKQGAKYKPHWAFIAPTTPKLPEVSDEAWPKNEIDRFTLAKMDENGLSPNEEADKERLLKRVALDITGLPPSFELQERFLKDKSENAYEKVVDELLKSKHYGEKMALPWLDAARYADSHGYQDDGLRTMWPWRDWVIHAFNQNYGYDKFVTWQLAGDLLAKQQGKKADDPAVKEMMLATGFNRNHKITQEGGVIDEEYRIEYVTDRTNTYGKTFLALTYECAKCHDHKYDPILQKDYYSAFAFFNQVPEKGLFGTIDANFADPPNMKITTKDVKDILKFVNKTDTAAVLVMVMQDKDTLRPTHILNRGNYDQLGDVVTANMPNFILPFDPKKYPQNRLGLAQWMLDPKNPLTARVFVNRVWQEYFGRGIVKTVGDFGMQGELPSHPQLLDWLAVDFRTHGWDIKRLVKQIVLSATYRQSSAITKDHLSKDPENVFLARAPRMRLPAEFVRDLVLASSGLLNPEIGGPSVKTYQPKGLWESATSGRGILKTYVQDHGDSLYRRGMYVFIKRTVPPPNMLIFDASNRDQCEVKRSRTNTPLQALLMLNDPTVLESARVLAEKLTLEKSSVDDKISKAFRQIVCRQAKSKELDVIRKYFDEEKAALAKAPQKATKLLSVGEAPQARIPDRPSVAALMQTILMVYNLEEVIMR
- a CDS encoding DUF1501 domain-containing protein — protein: MKNEFLENRFNINRRHFLGKMTAGIGSVALGSLLVPDLFKGSGDDSDALPLGIPHFAPKAKRVIYLFQNGAPSQYESFEYKPMLNKMAGEELPASIRMGQRLTGMTANQAKFPLVGSHFQFAQYGQSGMWMSELFPNIANIADDLCMIKTMNTEAINHDPALTFMQTGAQQGNRPSMGAWASYGLGSENKNLPAFSVLLSRGKGNGQGVYSKLWTNGFLDSTHQGVVFSSGEEPILYLNDPAGTDRSARRKMLDNLSELNNMAYDDFGDPEIKAKVQQYEMAYRMQTAVPELTDLSKEPDHIIKMYGPECLVPGTFAANCLLARKLSEAGVRFVQLYHQGWDQHGNMVGEMPLQAKDTDRASAALITDLKQRGLLDETLVIWGGEFGRTNYSQGTATKDNYGRDHHPRAYCTFMAGGGVKPGTVYGETDDFGYNIVRDPVHINDFHATVMHLMGLNHEKLTYKHLGRRYRLTDVAGKVIPGLIA
- a CDS encoding FN3 associated domain-containing protein — translated: MPRFQNLTSYLLLAIHALLVFLLVFQDKVILPTWLQPVGRMHPMLLHLPIGLLILAGLLWIFRKEFEGANFNKLLGFILSFTALTASLTALMGFFLSREEGYTADLLNWHKYTGIGLSFLAYRLVLLHQQSIERKAIFNAVLALSAVVLAVTGHFGASLTHGEDYLFPTKDGDAPLTITDDTPVFEAAVQPILKAKCFQCHNEQKTKGELLMTTVAGLLKGGKNGPIWVAGDALNSHIIQRANLPLDDKKHMPPRGKAQLTPQEIGLLTAWVQSGADVKKPIKALAANDPIKAFLEKGERKTENVAVYTFEPASESTLEKLNNPFRVVFPLAHNSPALQADFFVRQAYKPEQLGELSDIKQQLVVLNLSNMPIKDEDLATIAKFEKLEKLNLNNSDITGKTLSTFKTLTGLKSLSLSGTKVTKESLKTIGNLPNLQEVFIWNTPILEKEVAELKKQHPKIRFELGYVPKESERLKLNPPMLVNEKFVLTEQTPVTFKHPLKGVTIRYTLDGSVPDSTASSVYKQPIALNGYTVVKARATKDNWYASDVVEYTFFKGTYRPTLVELLNEPNPQYQGEGSNTLINQKKGEASDFKNPAWLGYREKPFEALFTFAQPTGVKAVTLSIGKNIGGFIFPPASVEVWGGSDKAHLTLLQKILPEQPTKDQSARVEAIQSQLKEGKYSVIKIVARPVAKLPAWHPGKGQPAWVFVDEVFFN
- a CDS encoding DUF2141 domain-containing protein; translation: MKLLLLISLFSLLLTAEETALTIEITNIRHPKGTLRLGVFRAGNTFGSTYTKPDFGQMVTVLGKGEARTVMNLPPGRYALALYHDMNDNWKLDKNFVGYPKEPFGFSNNYRPVFTGPNFEDCAFEVKGNGTSHLRIKLLN
- a CDS encoding MFS transporter, whose protein sequence is MNEKPKLTFWQIWNMSFGFLGIQYGFGLQQANMSPIFRYLGADEASIPGLWLAGPLTGLLLQPIIGAVSDRSWSPTWGRRRPFILAGALLGSIAMIMMPNSSAVWMAAGLMWILDAGLNSAMEPFRAFVGDMLNEKQRPVGFAVQSFFVGFGQTLANLMPYILPLLGISMVLSDDQLANGIPNSVRYPFYIGAASILIAVFWTMRTTKEYPPENDDYKKAHVFSEEEKKSISFWHLALAVGAAILAFGFAYFSGGLANGLKWGFGILIGGYLVLMLPVFKEILAPLSTMPTVMRQLWWVKFFTWYGLPLMWQYLSLATAKYAFNAPDAVSNPTGFEEGTKWGGLCFAMFSISCAVVSFFIPRIAKAIGSNRATHALFMCLGAAGFFMTLISNDKMIYLAGMTIIGFMWGSIMSMPYLMLAEAVPQEKMGVYMGIFNGFICVPQFIGMLTVPLFYKTLLGDDPRNALVLAGVCMLLAAASCFLVKEAK